The Cottoperca gobio chromosome 6, fCotGob3.1, whole genome shotgun sequence genome has a segment encoding these proteins:
- the LOC115009881 gene encoding ferritin light chain-like: MAEPAEKRLKSSLPTCRAHRSSAGSRAGHNLQAAVEEALCGVSSLLWDGAYRLQALAKVFERDDVALPRVASFFHQEALKHEEEAEAMLGYLAERGGNYCGKDIQKPSCEAVCAVLPALDLLLLQLQEEVGVLVELSQLARSHGDPHTASVVKSHFLTPRVDRLKVLGDLLTCARRVGCTNGPTGGLGEFLLNELQEELTR; encoded by the exons ATGGCTGAGCCCGCAGAGAAGAGGTTAAAGAGCAGCCTGCCGACGTGCAGAGCGCACCGGAGCTCCGCGGGCAGCCGGGCCGGACACAACCTGCAGGCCGCCGTGGAGGAGGCTCTGTGCGGGGTGAGCAGCCTGCTGTGGGACGGAGCGTACCGGCTGCAGGCTCTG GCCAAAGTGTTTGAGCGGGACGACGTCGCGCTGCCCCGTGTCGCTTCTTTCTTCCACCAGGAGGCGCTGAAGCATGAGGAGGAGGCCGAGGCCATGCTGGGCTACCTGGCTGAGAGAGGCGGCAACTACTGCGGCAAAGACATCCAG AAGCCGAGCTGCGAGGCCGTCTGCGCGGTGCTGCCGGCTCtggacctgctgctgctgcagctgcaggaggaggtcgGCGTCCTGGTGGAGCTGAGCCAGCTCGCCCGCAGCCACGGGGACCCGCACACCGCCAGCGTCGTGAAGAGCCACTTTCTGACGCCGCGGGTCGACCGCCTCAAAGTGCTGGGAGACCTGCTCACCTGCGCCCGCCGGGTGGGCTGCACCAACGGGCCCACGGGGGGGCTCGGGGAGTTCCTCCTGaacgagctgcaggaggaactcACCAGATGA